Below is a genomic region from Deltaproteobacteria bacterium.
GGCGGCTTTTCATGTCCGCGATGAAAGCTTCCTTTTGACTTTTTTTCAAGTATGCATCACCCCCTCCTAGATGTTGAAATTCCGATTATATACAAAGTCAGGGATGCATCATTGAGATTACGCGTCTTTCAGTCTCGGTAGGCCCAAAATCAACTTGTTTAAGCCTCTCGCGGCCCCCTCTCGTTAATGAAGGGCAAAGCCGCTCAGCACCCACTGTCTTTGACTGTAAAGTGATCCACTCCGACGCGACCCATGGGGCCTTCCCGGCCTTCCTTTCAGGGCCCATTCGGTTCGGCTGGCTTTACACCGCCATTGAAATCAAAGGGGCCCACGCCTGTTGTGAATGGATTTCCATCTTCATTCAAACCGTAAAACTAACCGAGGAGATCCTTCACATGAACTGGGTCAACCTTGATACCCGGACCCATGGTTGTGGAAATGGCGACACCTTTAAGATAAGTCCCTTTACTTGAGGGAGGTTTCAATCTCAGGATGGTATCTATAAAGGCGCTGATATTTTCGATCAATTTCTGTGGACCGAAGGAAACTTTACCCATCGGCGCATGAACGATCCCTGCCTTCTCGACCCTGAAGTCGATTTTACCGGCCTTGATCTCTTTCACGGCCTTGGCGACATCAAAGGTCACGGTCCCGAGCTTTGCATTCGGCATCATCCCTCTCGGCCCCAGAATACGTCCGAGTTTACTGACCGAACTCATGATGTCCGGGGTTGCGATGGCTTTGTCGAACTCAAGCCATCCCC
It encodes:
- a CDS encoding 50S ribosomal protein L1 — protein: MAKRGKKYREVAEKIDRTKRYSFEEAVRNALECAYAKFDETVDIAVRLGVDPRHADQMVRGTVVLPHGVGKEVRVMVFAKGEKEKEALEAGADYVGSDEYIEKIQGGWLEFDKAIATPDIMSSVSKLGRILGPRGMMPNAKLGTVTFDVAKAVKEIKAGKIDFRVEKAGIVHAPMGKVSFGPQKLIENISAFIDTILRLKPPSSKGTYLKGVAISTTMGPGIKVDPVHVKDLLG